TTACAAAAGGAATTAAAAAATTAAATTTCTGATTCAGAATTTGGAGAAAGGCGATTAAAAATAGTTTCTAAAGGCACGAGTTCGGTCAGCAAAAAACGAAATGTTCCAAAACTATCTAATAATTGATAACCATACGTGTATAAAAGCCATTGCCAATAAATCCCTAAACCATTCTGTTTTTTTCCACTTACTTCTGTTCCTCTATCGATAAAATCATTCATCAGTCCTTGCATGACAGGCGTAGATTTGGGAGCAACAGGCGAAAGTTGGCGATTTTTATAAAAAACAAATACATCTTTCAGTTTTGTCTCAATTTGTTTTTTATCTAATCCTTCAAAATTATTTTTGGGTACATCAATCAGATTTTTATAACTCTCAGCAATCGAAACGATATGACAAAAAGGATTTTGTAGCGCAAAACCACCAGCAGTAAGTGACCAATAGTACCACGCTTCAGGAAGGTTTTGAATTGCTTCTTCCATCTGTGGAAACTTTGTTATCAGACGTTTTTTCAAAACTTCAAATATACTTTCTTGGTTGTCTAAAAGCTGTTTTTCAAACTTAGCAACCGTTTGATTAATTTCTTTAATATGCTCTTTTCCAAGTGGATAACCAATAGCAAAACTTTTGAGCAAAAATGAAATATGTGTATTATAGACGTTACACAAATCAAAAATAGAAGAAGTATGATTCAATTGCTTAGATAGCGTGTGTGCAAATTTTTCTACTGCATCTTGATTAATTTTCCAATTACCTTCCTGATTTAGAGAAAGAAACATCCAGTTAGGTAATTGCAATTCTGTATTTAATTCTTCGCTTATTTGTTCTATAAAACTGCTTTCCTTTTTTGCTTCCTTTGGGTTTGGATTTCCAATTCTAACCACACCTATTTTTTCTTTATTGAGCTGCAAACCTGTTATTTTATAAAAATCTTGTAGCGTTTGCCAAGCTGTTTTTGCATCGTCTTCTGAATCACAAAAAATATACATATCATCCATATAACGATAGGTCGAAATTCCGTTTTGTGTCCATAATGCCTTATCTAAAAATAATAATAAAACATCTGCAAGTAAAGAAGAAAATAAATGAGAAAGAGAAATTCCTTGTTGAGTTGTATGAATTTGATTTTGATACAAATAAGGAACTTCAAAATACGACTTAAAAAAGGCTAACCATTTTTGATTAATGCCTAACTCTTCCAAAACAATCAGTAAAGTTTGATGAGGCAAAGTCAAGAAATAGTTTTTGAGGTCAGTTTGAATAACATAACTGGTTGCAGCTTGATTAAGCTGTTTTTGTCTAGTTTTCAAAACCTCTAATTGAGCATTTATTCCTTGAAGAAGTTTAAAATAAGTATCTTCATTGCTGATTACATTGATAATACTGCCATCATATCCACTATACGAATCTTCAAAAGTAACTTGAGAATAATTAATATAAGAAGGGAATTCTTTAAAAGTGATTTCATTTCTAAGCTGTTTTTGCCAATATTTAATGTGATTGTATTCTGCTTCTTTTCCCCAAAAATCTTTTTCCAATAAACTCTCTCTAAAAGCACGACCAAAACGCATTCCTATAATTTCTAAAAGCAAAGATTCTAACAAATCGGTATTCATATACGGTCGCCATTTGTGTTTTGTCCAAAGCACATTGAGTTCTACCCCCTTTTCTGTCCATTTCCAATTTTCAAAATTATTTAGCAAAACTGTAATTGTTCCTGCCAACTCATTTACTAAAGATTCTTTATTTACAATCGAAGAAATTTCTGCTTTGAGTTTTGTATGATGATAGGGATGCGCTTTCATGTGATGCAACATATAAGCAGTTTCTTCTTTGGTTACAGGTTGCAAAAGTTTTTCATCTACAAATTTTTGATTTTTTTCTTTGATTTTTTCCAAATCGTTACTATAAACAGTTATCCATTCTCTCAATTTAGTTTCATTTTCTGAACTAAAATCCGTTACTTTTTCATTAATTAATTCAATAAATTCTTTCTCAAAACCTTTTTTTTCTTGATTGACAGATTTTGTTGTATGCCAAGTATCTTCTAGTGCAAGCCCGAAAACCAAACCTGCTTCTAATCTTAATTTTCCTTGCTCAATTTCATTTCGAAGGCGATTTACCCAACTTTTCAAAAGAGAATCTGAAACTGTATTTGTTTCTAATTGAGATTGAAGAACACTCAAATTTTCTACGTCTGGATGAAGTTGTTTTTGAGCAAAGGTAATTTTACAAAGTCCATCATAAAGAAATTGAAATTTATCTTTTAATTCTGAACTTGTATCTACTTTTTCAATAATGGCATTGTATTGAATATGAAGTTGATGATACTGACGATTGAGTTCGTCCAGTTTTATGCGAGTTACTTGTTGGGAAGTGAGAGTTTGCATAGATAAAATTGGTTTAAAGTAGAATTGAAATAAATTAAAATCGGTAATTTTGATTACTTGATTAACCTATAACAAATGTAACTCAGCAGACCTCAACTGATGTGAGAGGCAATTTTTTATCTAAAAAAAGAAGCATAAAAGGGCAAAAATGACAGAATTTCAGAGTGATAAAAATACAAAAATAGAAAAACTGAAAACCGAAAAAATAGCAATTCTTTCAGTTTTGAAACCTGTCGATGATGTTCGTGCATATCAAAAAATAGCAAAATCAATTTCACATAATTCAGAAAATTCTAAAAAAACAACTCTAATAGGTTTTGAAGCTGCTAATGATTTTGACCAGAAAAACACTGATTCAAACATTAATTTTATAGAATTATTTACTTCTCAAAAAAATAAGAACCGTTTAGGACTTTGGCGTTTTTTTGCTGGCTTTAGAGTTTTTAATCAGCTTTTAAAACTCAAACCTAATACGATTATTGTTTGTGCAGTAGAACTTACACCTTTTACTTTGTTTTTCAAATTTTTATTTAATTCAAAATCAAGTAAGATAAAATTAGTTTATGATTTACAAGAAAATTATGTTTTTAATATTCTGTATCAAGACAATTACCCTCATTTTTTAAAAAAATCAATTGCTTTTTTGATTCGGAGTTTTGAGAAATTTTCGTCTTCTTTTGTTGATTTATATCTTTTGGCAGAACGCTGTTATTTAGAAGAAATATCTTTTTTGAGAAAGACAAATTATATTTTTTTGGAAAATAAATTTTTGAAAGAAAATTTGATTGATACTAATTTTATCAATTCTGATTATTTTAAAACAAAAGAAATTAAGTTTCTTATTTATGGCTCATTTTCAAAAACCTATGGAACTTTAGAAGGTATTTTATTTTTCAAAAAGCTAGAAAAAGAATTACAAAGACAAGGTTTTTCTGCCACTTTAATTTTGGCTGGCTATTGTTCGGATACCGATTATTCTAAAAAAATTATAGAAGCTATAGAAAATAAAAAATCTATTTTGTTGCTAAATAATTCTGTTTCAAAACCTATTTCTCACAAAATTCTATTAGAACACCTTCAACAAACCCATTTTGTAATTTTGCCTTACTCATTTAATAAAAGTACACAAAACTGCATTCCTACTAAATTTTATGAGTGTTTGGCTTATAAAAAACCAATGCTTATTTCTAAGAATCAAAAATGGGAAAACTTTATAAAGCCTTTAGAAGCTGGAATTTTTATTGATTTTGAAGATAATAAGTTAAAAATAGAAAATGAAATAAAAAATAGTATAGAGAAAATACTGTCGCAGTCATTTTACACAAAGTCTATTGATGAAGAAATATGGAAATTTGATCGGGAAATTTTGAGAAAAGTAATTTGATTTTTCTTACTCTATAAATTATAAAACAAAAAAAGCAACCCTATTTCTAAGGTTGCTTTTTTTTATATAAAACTCTATTTACCTAAAATTATTATTTTTCAATAACAATTTTACGAGTAATTATACCTTTTTCAGATTTGAATTGAAGTGTATAAAGAGCTGAAGCATATTTACTCAAATCTAATTGATATGAATTTGCTTCTAAAGGTAGAGCAATTGTTTCCAAAGTTCTTCCCAATTGGTCTGTCAAAATAAGAGTAACAACTTCTGTATTCTGTCCTAAATCAATTTGGAATATTCCACTTGAACTAGGGTTTGGATAAATACGTAGAGCTTTGATAAACTCTTCTTCTTCACCTGTAACCACCTCTGGAATATTGAAAGATGCAGTACGAGTCTGGAAAGTACAACCTGTTGAATATGTAACAAGAGCAGAATAAGTTCCACTTTCTGTTGGTGTAATTGTCTCACCACTCAAACTAGCACTTTCTTCTCCATTGAAGAACCAAACTACACTACTAATTTCAGTAGATTCGTCTGCTGGCTCTAAGAAAAGAGTAGTTTCTGTATTACGAAGATAAGTTGTGCTGATGTTTAAACGCTCAATGCTTACTGAGGCAGAAGAAGCACTTGTACAACCGTTTTGAGAAATAGTAACACTATATGATCCACTTGAACTAGCTGTAATAGAATTACCTACATTACTACGGAATACAACTCCATTTCTGCTCCAGTTGTAAGTAACACCACTAACTGAATCAGCTGTAAGAGTTACTTGTTCACCTAAACAGAATACAGAATCAGAAGCAGTAAATGATATAGGAGCTAAAGAAGTAACTTCAACTTCAATGCTATCACTAGCAGTACAACCATCTTCAGTAACTGTAAGTATATATTGTCCTGATTGAGAAACTGAAACTTCTCTTTCTGTGCCAACAACTACATTATCAAGAGTCCAAGAATAAGCAACATTAGCAGATTCAGTTGCTCTAAGCGTTCCATTATCACAGAAACGAGCTAAAGTACCATTAGTAATTTCAGCAATAGGAGCATAATTAAGAATAACACGACTTCTACTTGAAGTAGTTGTACACGTTTCTCTCATAATACGTACTTGGTAACTTCCACTACCAGTAACTGTATAAGAACTTGAATTACTATCAGTAAGTTCAACTCCATTCTTTAGCCATACATAAGTTGCTCCTGCTACTTCATTAGCAGTCAAGGTAGCACTTGCACCACAACTACGAACAGAAGTACCTTCTGAAATAGTTGCTTCAAATGGTGTATTTACTACAACATCTACTTGGGTACGAGTCTGACTTTCTTTTCCATAAACACCAATCATACTAATATAATAAGTTGTGTTTTCAGAAATAGTAAGCGTTGAATAGTTGTTATTATCAGTCTGATCAACTGCTGTTCCACCTGTTTCTGTTGTATAAACATTAAATATTGCTCCACTTCCACTAAGAACAACACCTGCTGAACCTGTTCCACAACTTGGTGTGGTAGAAACAACAGTAGGAGCATTAGGAAAAGTAGCATCATTTGTTTGAGCTGCTCGTGAAGAACGAACAGAACCATTGAGAGCAAACAATCTATAAGCGTGATAGGTATCTGCTTCTAAACCTGTATGTTCGTAGCTATCAGTAGCACCTGAATTAATAGTAGCAAGAAGTGTGTTTCCTTCATAAAGAAGATAACCTGTTGCACCACCAACAGCAGTCCAACTCAAATCAATTTGTGAAGTAGAAACTCCAGTAGCTACAAAACGAGTAGGAACACCTACAGTTACA
This is a stretch of genomic DNA from Bernardetia sp. MNP-M8. It encodes these proteins:
- a CDS encoding reverse transcriptase domain-containing protein: MQTLTSQQVTRIKLDELNRQYHQLHIQYNAIIEKVDTSSELKDKFQFLYDGLCKITFAQKQLHPDVENLSVLQSQLETNTVSDSLLKSWVNRLRNEIEQGKLRLEAGLVFGLALEDTWHTTKSVNQEKKGFEKEFIELINEKVTDFSSENETKLREWITVYSNDLEKIKEKNQKFVDEKLLQPVTKEETAYMLHHMKAHPYHHTKLKAEISSIVNKESLVNELAGTITVLLNNFENWKWTEKGVELNVLWTKHKWRPYMNTDLLESLLLEIIGMRFGRAFRESLLEKDFWGKEAEYNHIKYWQKQLRNEITFKEFPSYINYSQVTFEDSYSGYDGSIINVISNEDTYFKLLQGINAQLEVLKTRQKQLNQAATSYVIQTDLKNYFLTLPHQTLLIVLEELGINQKWLAFFKSYFEVPYLYQNQIHTTQQGISLSHLFSSLLADVLLLFLDKALWTQNGISTYRYMDDMYIFCDSEDDAKTAWQTLQDFYKITGLQLNKEKIGVVRIGNPNPKEAKKESSFIEQISEELNTELQLPNWMFLSLNQEGNWKINQDAVEKFAHTLSKQLNHTSSIFDLCNVYNTHISFLLKSFAIGYPLGKEHIKEINQTVAKFEKQLLDNQESIFEVLKKRLITKFPQMEEAIQNLPEAWYYWSLTAGGFALQNPFCHIVSIAESYKNLIDVPKNNFEGLDKKQIETKLKDVFVFYKNRQLSPVAPKSTPVMQGLMNDFIDRGTEVSGKKQNGLGIYWQWLLYTYGYQLLDSFGTFRFLLTELVPLETIFNRLSPNSESEI